DNA from Elaeis guineensis isolate ETL-2024a chromosome 2, EG11, whole genome shotgun sequence:
CTAGATTTACGGTGGGCCTGATCCACCGAATAGAGTATTTTCTCCCGGCTGTGTCCCTCGAGCAAAAGAAGGAAACACTTTTCTTCGCCGAAAAGCAACTGCGACTCCACAAATAAATAATTGAACAAAAGCAGCTATGCTTCTCTGTAAAGGTGACAAGGACCCTCCTCGTCATGTGGTTCACAAATTGGTAAGAGTTGAATCTGGCGGCTGTGATACGTTTTCGTCTGAGAAATGTGAGACCTGATGGGACCCTAAATTTATACCAACATCAACCAACGATAGCAGAATTAATTACTCAATTTAGGGGCGAAGTACCAATATGTTTTTTTGCCCCCTAATGATTTCGTCAACACCTTGCTAGGTCCTGTCTATGTGGGCCATCGTATTAATAGATGCTCAACCTCCCAAACACATCATGAGGCTATGTTCGTTGTAACCATCCCGTCATGGTCATGACTTCCAGCATATATCACCACTAATCATAAAGAAAGATTATAGAATGATGGAGTCCAACATGACCGACGGGATAATTGTCCAACTTGTCAACTTGATCCTGCAGATCTAAAACCAGCGGAATCCATATTAACATTTGGTACTCCTCGAGACATCTTTCCCATTCGGAGTCATGAAAACAATCCACAACAGGTCATTCCTTCTACCATCACTGTTCaccctcttcttctccctttccatTGCAGGTGACACCCTAAATCCAAACCAGCCTCTTGCTGACAATGAAACCCTAATTTCCTCCGGCGGGAGATTCGCGCTAGGCTTCTTCAGCCCTTCCAACTCAAGGAACCGGTACATCGGCATATGGTACTACGAAATCCCCATCCAGACGATAGTTTGGGTGGCCAACCGCGAGAATCCCATCACCGAATCGACGGGCGGAAGCCTATCGATCGCCACCAACGGCAGCCTCATCATTTCCACCGAGAACTCCACCGTCGTCTGGTCCACAGCCGCGACGGGCTTAAGCAATCCCGTTGCACAACTCTTGGACGATGCGAACTTCGTAGTGAAAGAAGGGAGCAGCACCGACTCCAATAGCTTCGCATGGCAAAGCTTCGACCACCCCACGGACACGCTGCTGCCCGGCATGAAGCTCGGGGTGGACCTAACAAGCGGCCTGAACCGCAACCTGACGGCGTGGAAGAGCAGCAGCGATCCATCCCCCGGGGAGTACTGCGGCGCCATGGATATAGATGGCGATCCCGAGGTATTCCTCTGGGATGGGACGCGGAAACTGTGGAGGACCGGGCCGTGGAATGGGCTACAGTTCAGCGGCATCCCGGGCACCACCACCTACCAAGGCTTCACCTTCAGCTTCGTGAACAACAAGGAGGAGGTGACCTACTCGTATGATATAGTGAACCCGTCCCTTGTATCAAGGCTGGTGGTTAACGAGTCCGGCGTGGTACAACGGTCGGTGTGGCTCGCCGGAAATGGCGTGTGGAACATCTTCTGGTCTGCACCCAAGGACCAGTGCGACCCACTGTCGACATGCGGGCCCTACGGGGCCTGCGACCCGAACAACTCGCCGATTTGCGAGTGCCTGCAGGGGTTCACGCCGAAGTCGCCGGCGAATTGGGAGCTTCGGGATGGGTCCGATGGGTGCGTGAGGAAGACCAAGCTGGACTGCAAGAATGGAACGGATGGGTTCGTGACGGTGAGCCGCGTAAAGCTGCCGGACACATCAAATTGCAGTGTGGACATGAGCATGAACCTTGATGAATGCAAGGCTATGTGCTTGAAGAATTGCTCTTGCACCGCTTTTGCTAGTGCTAACATCAGTGGGGGTGGAAGTGGGTGCACAATGTGGTTGTCGGAGCTTACCGATATACGTTTGTACACAGATTCTGGACAAGATCTCTACGTCCGGCTGGCAGCGGCTGATATAGGTATGTTATTTTCCATGGATCTCATCGTAATTGTAGGTTGAGATTAAATTGATTCGTGTATTGTACACCAGAGGACCAGGTACGTACCCTACTTGCGTGATTTGATCCTTATTGATCAGCATATCAAGCTAATTTATGCCTTTTAATTTTGAAGTATGTGCATGGTTGTTATTAGGCGTACAATCCATTGGTTAGCGAGCTTAGAGTAATGTTAATTATTGGGGTATGCGCATCTACAAACCGACATGAAACAGTGTGAGCGAAGCTGCACATTAATTTTCTTTTCTCGACAAGTCAAAAAAAGTAAGAGGCTTCCCCGGTgaatattatattacatattataGTGGGCTGCAAATTAATTGTTAGGTGTAGCGGAGCTGTACATCGGATGATAGCAACCAATTGAATAAAATTGGGTGGTGGCGGTCCAATTGGTTCGTTGTTTGGTTTAGAATGTGATACAAAACGCCGATGTTTTTGACCGGCTAAGTCTTCGTCCATGATGCTGACCGGCTAACCTTCCAGgaaattttcttttttgttttttttttgataatggcTAACCTTCGAGGTATCTAGATACCATCCAAATTAGTTTAGAGTCTAGGATTTGCCCTTAGACCGATTTATTTTTGGATCAGGgctgatcaaattttaatcagcATCATACAATTTAGACTATCTATATTTGGTTCCAGCAAACTGAGATTTGATCCTGTTTAGTTCCTGCAAGATGAAGCAAAATTTGGCACAGGGACAGTATTTAGGGTCCAAATTAGGTCTAAATTTGATTGAGTTCCTGGGGCGATCAACTACAAGGTATGATTATCATAGGTTCCTTGGATGCGTGTACATAAACCTTATTAACTTTTACTACTGGTAATTGAAATATTTGACAGCGCATGCATgatcttttgtttttgtttaatacaCACATGCATGGCTTTGGTTGGCACGTATTGAACATTTGCAGCAAGTGTCAAATTGGCCGCCCTCGTGCCAAAGAATACTGCAAATGgatcgagttttttttttttttttttttttttttttttttaaaccattttttttctttttcaaataagAATTGCATAATAGGACATACAGTGATGtgcatcaagagtcaaaaaaaaacaaGTTCGCCCCAATCGGAAGCAGAAAAGTATATTCCTACGTTATCTAAATTTCTCTGTCATGGCATCCAATGCTAGCGTGTGGAATGCGTTTTTTCCTTTTTCTACCTCTAAGTCAACAGTTGAGCCAGTCATGAATGCTGATAAAATGCATTTTAAAAACGCTTTACATCATCCAAATTTACAGTCATTAATTTGTTAATGCACTTCAAAACGCTTCCTAACTGGtatgatgatgataatgataaCAATGTCAATGGTTCAGCAGCCGCCCAATCTCACGGGAGTGGACATGCACCGATAGCAATCATTGTCGTCCTTGTTTTAGTGGTGCTCCTACTTGTTTGTGTGGGCTTTTTCTTGTGGCGAAGGAAGAAAAGGAGACGGGGTAAGCAGAAATCTTTGTACCCAGAAATGTTTTCCTCGTTCCAGTTGTTTGCTTCGACTTGTGATCCACGTTGTAACACCAGATGACAGGTTGTCCAACTTTACTGCGAATTAATTTGGCTGCTATTTGGTACAGTTATGTTAGGTGCGACTTCCTTGAGTGACCAAAACATTAGTGAAGAACATTTCGAAGGAGATGACTTAGAGCTGCCTTTATTTGAGCTGGGCAACGTCGCGGCTGCCACAGACAACTTCTCCATTCTCAACAAGCTTGGAGAGGGCGGGTTTGGCCCTGTTTATAAGGTATCGCTGATTGAGTTAAACTCCACATTTATTTTATTTCGACTGATGTCAAAGGTGTTGGACTTTGAGCATCATGAGGATATCAATATTTGTGAATGCATGCTCTCATGCA
Protein-coding regions in this window:
- the LOC140855738 gene encoding receptor-like serine/threonine-protein kinase SD1-8 isoform X1, which codes for MKTIHNRSFLLPSLFTLFFSLSIAGDTLNPNQPLADNETLISSGGRFALGFFSPSNSRNRYIGIWYYEIPIQTIVWVANRENPITESTGGSLSIATNGSLIISTENSTVVWSTAATGLSNPVAQLLDDANFVVKEGSSTDSNSFAWQSFDHPTDTLLPGMKLGVDLTSGLNRNLTAWKSSSDPSPGEYCGAMDIDGDPEVFLWDGTRKLWRTGPWNGLQFSGIPGTTTYQGFTFSFVNNKEEVTYSYDIVNPSLVSRLVVNESGVVQRSVWLAGNGVWNIFWSAPKDQCDPLSTCGPYGACDPNNSPICECLQGFTPKSPANWELRDGSDGCVRKTKLDCKNGTDGFVTVSRVKLPDTSNCSVDMSMNLDECKAMCLKNCSCTAFASANISGGGSGCTMWLSELTDIRLYTDSGQDLYVRLAAADIAAAQSHGSGHAPIAIIVVLVLVVLLLVCVGFFLWRRKKRRRVMLGATSLSDQNISEEHFEGDDLELPLFELGNVAAATDNFSILNKLGEGGFGPVYKGKLGDGQEIAVKRLAKTSVQGLDEFKNEVVLIAKLQHRNLVRLVGCCIQGEERMLIYEYMVNKSLDAFLFDKEKSALLNWQTRYHIIVGIARGLVYLHQDSRFRIIHRDLKASNVLLDKEMNPKISDFGMARIFGGDETEVNTRRVVGTYGYMSPEYAMDGVFSVKSDVFSFGVLVLEIISGKKNRGVYAHSSHLNLLAHAWSLWNEEKSLQLVDESLGYSFPANEVIKCIKVGLLCVQERPEDRPLMSSVVLMLGSDSAAIPNPRQPGFGTRRIPLEVESSSSKQDSCTLNSMSVTMLQGR
- the LOC140855738 gene encoding receptor-like serine/threonine-protein kinase SD1-8 isoform X2 — its product is MKTIHNRSFLLPSLFTLFFSLSIAGDTLNPNQPLADNETLISSGGRFALGFFSPSNSRNRYIGIWYYEIPIQTIVWVANRENPITESTGGSLSIATNGSLIISTENSTVVWSTAATGLSNPVAQLLDDANFVVKEGSSTDSNSFAWQSFDHPTDTLLPGMKLGVDLTSGLNRNLTAWKSSSDPSPGEYCGAMDIDGDPEVFLWDGTRKLWRTGPWNGLQFSGIPGTTTYQGFTFSFVNNKEEVTYSYDIVNPSLVSRLVVNESGVVQRSVWLAGNGVWNIFWSAPKDQCDPLSTCGPYGACDPNNSPICECLQGFTPKSPANWELRDGSDGCVRKTKLDCKNGTDGFVTVSRVKLPDTSNCSVDMSMNLDECKAMCLKNCSCTAFASANISGGGSGCTMWLSELTDIRLYTDSGQDLYVRLAAADIAAQSHGSGHAPIAIIVVLVLVVLLLVCVGFFLWRRKKRRRVMLGATSLSDQNISEEHFEGDDLELPLFELGNVAAATDNFSILNKLGEGGFGPVYKGKLGDGQEIAVKRLAKTSVQGLDEFKNEVVLIAKLQHRNLVRLVGCCIQGEERMLIYEYMVNKSLDAFLFDKEKSALLNWQTRYHIIVGIARGLVYLHQDSRFRIIHRDLKASNVLLDKEMNPKISDFGMARIFGGDETEVNTRRVVGTYGYMSPEYAMDGVFSVKSDVFSFGVLVLEIISGKKNRGVYAHSSHLNLLAHAWSLWNEEKSLQLVDESLGYSFPANEVIKCIKVGLLCVQERPEDRPLMSSVVLMLGSDSAAIPNPRQPGFGTRRIPLEVESSSSKQDSCTLNSMSVTMLQGR